A genome region from Arachis duranensis cultivar V14167 chromosome 6, aradu.V14167.gnm2.J7QH, whole genome shotgun sequence includes the following:
- the LOC107493017 gene encoding uncharacterized protein LOC107493017, with product MMKDFPSCFGENGVQVADASSSSSSSITTSRASQNVVTCVYQCKLRGFSCLIISLSWSKNLMGQGFTVGIDEMNNRQSLCKVDIKPWLFSKRKGSKNLDVESSRIHILWDLSSAKFGSGPEPLEGFYVAVLFDKEMVLLLGDLKKEACKKVNSDYVHYVNEAIFIAKREHIFGKRFYSCKAQFCDKGQVHDVRIECDATIGVNNNNSEPCLVIRIDSKTVMQVKQLKWKFRGNHTILVDGLAVEVFWDLHNWLFGNALGNAVFMFRTCISSTEKGKSSVSDPSVLSQQLGDSQLQFSLILYAWKNE from the coding sequence ATGATGAAGgattttccttcttgttttGGAGAGAATGGTGTTCAGGTAGCAGATGCATCgtcatcctcctcctcttcaaTCACAACATCAAGAGCATCACAGAATGTGGTTACTTGTGTCTATCAGTGCAAGCTAAGAGGATTTTCTTGCTTGATCATCAGTCTCTCATGGAGCAAGAATCTCATGGGTCAAGGCTTCACTGTTGGAATAGATGAGATGAACAATCGTCAAAGCCTCTGCAAGGTTGATATAAAACCATGGCTCTTCTCAAAGAGAAAAGGGTCCAAGAATTTGGATGTTGAATCTAGCAGAATACACATACTTTGGGACTTGAGCTCTGCTAAATTTGGTTCAGGGCCAGAACCATTGGAAGGGTTCTATGTAGCTGTTTTGTTCGACAAAGAAATGGTGTTGCTCCTAGGTGATCTcaaaaaggaagcatgcaagaaGGTTAACAGTGACTATGTTCATTATGTTAATGAAGCCATTTTCATTGCAAAGAGAGAACACATATTTGGCAAGAGATTCTACAGTTGCAAGGCTCAGTTTTGTGACAAGGGTCAAGTTCATGATGTTAGGATTGAGTGTGACGCAACAATAGGTGTTAACAATAATAACAGTGAGCCTTGTCTTGTGATTAGGATTGATAGCAAGACAGTGATGCAGGTGAAGCAACTCAAGTGGAAGTTCAGGGGGAACCACACCATTTTGGTGGATGGTTTAGCAGTGGAAGTGTTTTGGGATTTGCATAATTGGCTCTTTGGAAATGCTCTGGGGAATGCAGTGTTCATGTTCAGAACATGCATTTCAAGTACTGAGAAGGGGAAGTCATCAGTTTCAGATCCTAGTGTTTTGTCTCAACAGTTAGGGGATTCACAGTTACAATTCTCTCTCATTTTGTATGCTTGGAAGAATGAGTAG
- the LOC107493016 gene encoding LOW QUALITY PROTEIN: pre-mRNA-splicing factor ATP-dependent RNA helicase DEAH7-like (The sequence of the model RefSeq protein was modified relative to this genomic sequence to represent the inferred CDS: inserted 1 base in 1 codon; deleted 1 base in 1 codon; substituted 1 base at 1 genomic stop codon) codes for MNHHKQVPASPSGYERENYRNERRHHRDQSRSGSRRLQHVDNFESKEPYFERDSRSRYGHEYNRKSEHYFERDSCSRYDHEYGRKRSRYEGSRRTPGRPDWDDEQWEWEDTPRRDSVSSSRHHQPSPSPMFLGVSPDARLVSPWSGGNTPYSSSPWNHVSPSPIPIRASGSSVKSSTSRYSGRSHQLTFSSRASSSYEDEVTDKSEYEITESMRAEMEYDADRAWYDREEGSTMFDGGDNSSLFLGDEATFQKKEAELAKRLTRRDETKMSLAQSKKLSQLTADNAQWEDRQLLRSGAVRGTEVQTEFDDEEERKVILLVHDTKPPFLDGRVVFTKQAEPIMPIKDPTSDMAIISGKGSTMVREICEKQSSNKSRQXFWELAGSKLGDILGVEKTAEQIDADTATVGEEGEINFKEEAKFSQHLKKEEAVSDFAKSKNVAEQRQYLPIFSVRDDLLQVIRENQIVVVVGETGSGKTTQLTXYLHEDGYTIKGIVGCTQPRRVAAMSVAKRVSEEMETELGEKVGYAIRFENVTGPNTIIKYMTDGVLLRETLKDSDLDKYRVIVMDEAHERSLNTDVLFGILKKVVARRRDFKLIVTSATLNAQKFSHFFASVPIYHIPGRTQRAEDGARKCIVATNIAETSLTVDGILYVIDTGYGKMKVYNPRMGMDTLQVFPVSRAAADQRAGRAGRTGPGTCCRLYTESAYLNEMLPSPVPEIQRTNLGIVVLLLKSLKVDNLLDFDFMDPPPQDNILNSMYQLWVLGALNNVGALTDLGWKMVEFPLDPPLAKMLLMGEQLGCLKEVLTIVSMLSVPSVFFRPKDRAEESDAARERFFVPESDHLTLYNVYQQWKQHDYRGDWCNDHFLHVKGLRKAREVRSQLLDIVKTLKISLTTCWPDTDIVRKAICSAYFHNAARLKGVGEYVNCRTGMPCHLHPSSALYGMGATPEYVVYHELILTTKEYMQCATAVEPQWLAELGPMFFSVKESDKKKQKQEKTAMEEEMENLKKMQAEVERKQKQEEKEKLAKQQQQVSMPGLKKGSSTYLRPKKLDL; via the exons ATGAATCATCACAAGcag GTCCCTGCTTCACCTTCTGGATATGAAAGGGAGAATTATAGGAATGAGAGGAGGCATCACAGAGATCAGTCAAGAAGTGGTAGCAGAAGACTGCAACATGTAGACAATTTTGAAAGTAAGGAGCCTTATTTTGAGAGGGATTCACGTAGTAGGTATGGCCATGAATACAACAGAAAAAGTGAGCATTATTTTGAGAGGGATTCATGTAGTAGATATGACCATGAATATGGTAGAAAGCGAAGCAGATATGAGGGTTCCAGGCGAACACCTG GCAGGCCTGACTGGGATGATGAGCAATGGGAATGGGAGGATACTCCTCGAAGGGACAGTGTCTCTAGTTCTAGACATCATCAACCTTCACCATCCCCTATGTTTCTTGGTGTCTCACCTGATGCACGATTGGTTTCTCCATGGTCAGGAGGCAATActccttattcttcttctccatggAACCATGTGTCTCCATCTCCTATTCCAATTCGTGCTTCTGGATCTTCAGTCAAATCTTCTACTTCTAGATATAGTGGAAGGTCCCATCAACTTACTTTTTCTTCGAGAGCTTCAAGTTCGTATGAG GATGAAGTGACTGATAAGTCCGAGTATGAGATTACTGAAAGCATGCGCGCAGAGATGGAATATGATGCTGACCGGGCATG GTATGACAGAGAGGAAGGTAGCACAATGTTTGATGGAGGAGATAACTCATCCCTTTTTCTTGGAGATGAGGCTacctttcaa aaaaaagaggctGAGCTTGCCAAAAGACTG ACTAGAAGAGATGAGACCAAGATGTCCCTTGCTCAGAGCAAGAAATTGTCTCAGCTCACAGCTGATAATGCTCAATGGGAGGACAGACAACTGCTGAGATCAGGAGCCGTTAGAGGTACAGAGGTTCAGACTGAGTTTGATGATGAGGAAGAACGCAAAGTTATTCTTCTGGTGCATG ATACAAAACCTCCATTCCTTGATGGCAGAGTTGTTTTTACTAAGCAGGCAGAGCCAATTATGCCAATAAAAGATCCAACATCTGACATGGCTATAATTTCTGGTAAAGGATCTACTATGGTCAGAGAAATATGTGAGAAACAGAGTTCAAATAAGTCTCGCC CGTTTTGGGAGCTTGCAGGCTCAAAACTTGGCGATATCTTAGGTGTTGAAAAGACAGCAGAACAG ATTGATGCAGACACTGCTACAGTGGGTGAAGAGggtgaaataaattttaaggaAGAAGCTAAGTTTTCACAGCATTTGAAAAAGGAAGAGGCTGTGAGTGATTTTGCCAAGTCAAAGAATGTTGCAGAGCAAAGGCAATATCTGCCCATTTTTTCAGTGCGAGATGACCTATTACAG GTAATTCGAGAAAATCAGATTGTGGTAGTGGTTGGAGAAACTGGCTCAGGAAAGACAACCCAATTGACATAG TATCTGCATGAGGATGGCTACACTATAAAAGGTATAGTAGGTTGCACCCAACCCAGGCGTGTGGCAGCTATGAGCGTGGCCAAGAGAGTCAGTGAGGAGATGGAGACAGAGCTGGGTGAGAAGGTTGGCTATGCTATACGGTTTGAGAATGTGACCGGGCCAAATACCATTATAAAG TACATGACAGATGGGGTTCTTCTACGAGAAACactcaaagactctgatctaGACAAGTATCG GGTTATTGTCATGGATGAAGCCCATGAAAGATCATTAAACACGGATGTTCTTTTTGGAATATTGAAGAAAGTTGTAGCTCGGCGTCGTGATTTTAAGTTGATTGTCACATCAGCAACTCTGAATGCACAGAAATTTTCACATTTCTTCGCAAG TGTGCCAATTTATCATATTCCTGGGAGAACCCAGAGAGCTGAAGATGGAGCCCGAAAATGCATCGTTGCCACTAACATCGCTGAGACATCATTGACTGTGGATGGTATCTTATATGTCATAGACACAGGTTATGGTAAAATGAAGGTGTATAACCCAAGGATGGGAATGGACACTCTCCAAGTCTTCCCCGTCAGCCGTGCTGCTGCTGATCAGCGTGCTGGTCGAGCTGGTAGAACTGGGCCTGGTACATGTTGTCGACTGTACACAGAGAGTGCTTACCTAAATGAAATGTTGCCCAGCCCTGTCCCTGAGATTCAAAGGACTAACCTCGGCATTGTGGTCTTGTTGCTGAAATCTCTTAAAGTTGATAATTTACTTGATTTTGATTTCATGGACCCACCTCCGCAAGATAATATTCTCAATTCTATGTACCAGTTGTGGGTATTGGGTGCCCTTAACAATGTGGGTGCCTTAACAGATCTTGGCTGGAAAATGGTTGAGTTTCCACTGGACCCTCCACTTGCCAAGATGCTTTTGATGGGTGAACAGCTAGGGTGCCTTAAGGAGGTTCTGACGATTGTTTCCATGCTTTCAGTACCGTCAGTTTTCTTTAGACCCAAGGACCGAGCAGAGGAGAGTGATGCTGCACGCGAAAGATTTTTTGTGCCAGAATCTGATCACTTAACCCTGTACAATGTCTATCAGCAATGGAAACAGCATGATTACAGAGGTGACTGGTGTAATGATCATTTTTTGCATGTTAAAGGTCTAAGAAAGGCCAGAGAGGTGAGATCCCAGCTGCTTGATATTGTCAAGACACTGAAGATCTCTCTAACCACCTGTTGGCCTGATACAGACATAGTCAGAAAAGCAATTTGCTCAGCATACTTCCACAATGCAGCAAGATTAAAGGGTGTTGGAGAGTATGTCAACTGCCGGACTGGGATGCCGTGTCATCTACACCCCAGTAGCGCACTCTATGGCATGGGTGCAACTCCGGAGTATGTGGTTTATCACGAGTTAATCCTAACCACGAAGGAGTATATGCAATGTGCTACAGCCGTGGAGCCCCAGTGGTTGGCTGAGCTTGGACCCATGTTTTTCTCTGTTAAGGAGTCTGATAAGAAGAAACAGAAACAAGAGAAGACGGCCATGGAGGAGGAGATGGAGAATTTAAAGAAGATGCAAGCAGAGGTTGAGAGAAAACAGAAGCAGGAGGAGAAAGAAAAGTTGGCTAAGCAG